A window from Synechococcus sp. RSCCF101 encodes these proteins:
- a CDS encoding diflavin flavoprotein, giving the protein MVAAPTAGSTASADAAAAAAAPRLSLQLETIAADTTTIRSLDWDRSRFDIEFGLRNGTTYNAFLVRGERTALIDSSHAKFRDTWIPLLTGQIDPKAIDHLIVSHTEPDHSGLIGDLIDLNPEIEIVGSKVAIQFLENQVHRPFRSRAVKSGEELDLGTNPDSGIQHRFAFLSAPNLHWPDTIFSFDHGTGILYTCDAFGLHYCSEDTFDVDPGAIAPDYRFYYDCLMGPNARSVLQALKRMESLPEISTIATGHGPLLRHHLSSWIGDYRSWSSQRSKGESYAAVCYVSQYGYCDRLSQAIAHGIGKAEAQVQLVDLRATDPQELTALVSEAKAVVVPTWPAEPDAELQTAIGTLLAALKSKQLAGVYDAFGGNDEPIDALSTQLQGLGLRKAFDPLRVKTIPQGDDYLRFEEAGTDLGQVLTKARTIAAMKSLDGDLDKALGRISGGLYVVTARQEEAGVQRSGAMVASWVSQASFDPPGLTVAVARDRAIEALMQVGDRFVLNVLRQDNHQALLRHFLRRFPPGADRFAGVNLLEGVAAGGPVLSEALAYLDCRVAQRMEGPDHWIIYAVVERGNVADTQASTAVHHRKVGNHY; this is encoded by the coding sequence ATGGTTGCCGCGCCCACCGCCGGGAGCACCGCTTCCGCCGACGCTGCTGCGGCCGCCGCCGCGCCCCGCCTGAGCCTGCAGCTGGAGACCATCGCGGCGGATACCACCACGATCCGCTCGCTCGACTGGGACCGCAGCCGCTTCGACATCGAGTTCGGCCTGCGCAACGGCACCACCTACAACGCCTTCCTGGTGCGGGGCGAGCGCACGGCCCTGATCGACAGCAGCCACGCCAAGTTCCGCGACACCTGGATCCCCCTGCTCACCGGCCAGATCGATCCGAAGGCGATCGATCACCTGATCGTGAGCCACACCGAACCCGACCACTCGGGCCTGATCGGCGACCTGATCGATCTCAACCCGGAGATCGAGATCGTGGGATCGAAGGTGGCGATCCAGTTCCTCGAGAACCAGGTGCACCGGCCCTTCCGCAGCCGGGCGGTGAAATCGGGTGAGGAGCTCGACCTGGGCACCAACCCCGACAGCGGCATCCAGCACCGCTTCGCCTTCCTCAGTGCGCCCAACCTGCACTGGCCGGACACGATCTTCTCCTTCGACCACGGCACCGGCATCCTCTACACCTGCGATGCCTTCGGCCTGCACTACTGCTCGGAGGACACCTTCGATGTGGATCCCGGCGCCATCGCGCCGGACTACCGCTTCTATTACGACTGCCTGATGGGCCCCAACGCCCGCAGCGTGCTGCAGGCCCTGAAGCGGATGGAGAGCCTGCCGGAGATCAGCACGATCGCCACCGGCCACGGCCCGCTGCTGCGCCATCACCTGAGCAGCTGGATCGGCGATTACCGCAGCTGGAGCAGCCAGCGCAGCAAGGGCGAGAGCTACGCGGCCGTCTGCTACGTGAGCCAGTACGGCTACTGCGACCGGCTCAGCCAGGCCATCGCCCACGGCATCGGCAAGGCCGAGGCCCAGGTGCAGCTGGTGGATCTGCGTGCCACCGATCCGCAGGAGCTCACGGCGCTGGTGTCGGAGGCGAAGGCGGTGGTGGTGCCCACCTGGCCGGCCGAGCCGGACGCCGAGCTGCAGACCGCCATCGGCACCCTGCTGGCGGCCCTGAAGAGCAAGCAGCTGGCCGGCGTCTACGACGCCTTCGGCGGCAACGATGAACCGATCGACGCCCTCAGCACCCAGCTGCAGGGCCTGGGCCTGCGCAAAGCCTTCGATCCGCTGCGGGTGAAGACCATCCCCCAGGGGGACGACTACCTGCGCTTCGAGGAGGCCGGCACCGACCTGGGCCAGGTGCTCACCAAGGCCCGCACGATCGCGGCGATGAAAAGCCTCGACGGCGATCTCGACAAGGCCCTGGGCCGCATCAGCGGCGGCCTCTACGTGGTGACCGCCCGCCAGGAGGAGGCCGGGGTGCAGCGCAGCGGCGCCATGGTGGCCAGCTGGGTGAGCCAGGCCAGCTTCGATCCACCGGGGCTCACGGTGGCCGTGGCGCGGGACCGTGCGATCGAGGCCCTGATGCAGGTGGGCGATCGCTTCGTGCTCAACGTGCTGCGGCAGGACAACCACCAGGCCCTGCTGCGTCACTTCCTGCGCCGCTTCCCGCCGGGTGCCGACCGCTTCGCGGGTGTGAACCTGCTCGAAGGCGTGGCCGCGGGCGGGCCGGTGCTGAGCGAGGCCCTGGCCTATCTCGACTGCCGCGTGGCCCAGCGGATGGAGGGGCCGGACCACTGGATCATCTATGCGGTGGTGGAGCGGGGCAATGTGGCCGACACCCAGGCCAGCACCGCCGTGCACCACCGCAAGGTGGGCAACCACTACTGA
- a CDS encoding diflavin flavoprotein — MSSGGDRSVIALPIDAGMVCLRGLSPKRLRFEVEYGLERGTTANAVLFEAGVTDAGQPMPPVLVHPPGASFAGPFLEELRRRVPADAALKVVVGHVNPNRVALLQELARGWPGLMLVASNAGARLLQELWSLRRPAPPGQEAAEAPELPPLPPIDVVKQDASRDLASGHRLTLLPVPTPRWPGGLVAVEESSGLLMSDKFFAAHVAAERFEERSPGLHEEDRRYFYDCLMAPMARQVEAVVERLEELDIRTIAPGHGPAISEGWRSLMADYRRWGESQERSQLSVALLFASAYGNTAAIADALAQGVSRAGVRVESINCEFSPAEQLLGAIRQCDALLIGSPTLGGHAPTPIVAALGTVLAEGDRAKPVGVFGSFGWSGEAIDLLESKLRDGGFRFAFDPIRIKFSPDAPAIKTIEETGTGLARQLRAEQRRRNLSQQRRGGGGLQEVSSDPAMQALGRVVGSLSVLTARKGEGDQALSGAMVASWVSQASFTPPGFTVAVARERAVEALLHVGDRFALNLLAAGRESGTMRRFLKPFPPGADRFAGLELESTANGQPVLPEALAWLEATVQQRMECGDHWLIYAQASQGKVLDGEGTTAVHQRRSGANY, encoded by the coding sequence ATGAGCAGCGGCGGCGACCGCAGCGTCATCGCGCTGCCGATCGATGCGGGCATGGTCTGCCTGCGGGGGCTGAGCCCGAAGCGGTTGCGCTTCGAGGTGGAGTACGGCCTGGAGCGGGGCACCACCGCCAATGCCGTGCTGTTCGAAGCCGGCGTGACCGACGCGGGCCAGCCGATGCCGCCGGTGCTGGTGCATCCGCCCGGCGCCTCCTTCGCCGGGCCCTTCCTGGAGGAACTGCGCCGGCGCGTGCCGGCCGATGCGGCCCTCAAGGTGGTGGTGGGCCACGTGAATCCCAACCGGGTGGCGCTGCTGCAGGAGCTGGCCCGCGGCTGGCCCGGCCTGATGCTGGTGGCCTCCAATGCCGGCGCCCGCCTGCTGCAGGAGCTCTGGTCGCTGCGCCGGCCGGCGCCTCCCGGTCAGGAAGCGGCAGAGGCGCCTGAGCTGCCGCCACTCCCGCCAATCGATGTGGTGAAGCAGGACGCGAGCCGCGATCTGGCCTCGGGGCACCGCCTGACACTGCTGCCGGTGCCCACACCGCGCTGGCCGGGCGGGCTGGTGGCCGTTGAGGAGAGCAGCGGCCTGCTGATGAGCGACAAGTTCTTCGCCGCCCATGTGGCCGCCGAACGCTTCGAGGAGCGCAGCCCGGGCCTGCACGAGGAGGATCGCCGCTATTTCTACGACTGCCTGATGGCGCCGATGGCCCGCCAGGTGGAAGCGGTGGTGGAGCGGCTCGAGGAGCTCGACATCCGCACCATCGCCCCCGGCCATGGCCCGGCGATCAGCGAGGGCTGGCGCAGCCTGATGGCCGATTACCGGCGCTGGGGGGAGAGCCAGGAGCGCTCTCAGCTCTCGGTGGCGCTGCTCTTCGCCAGCGCCTATGGCAACACGGCCGCGATCGCCGATGCCCTGGCCCAGGGCGTGTCCCGCGCGGGGGTGCGGGTGGAGAGCATCAACTGCGAGTTCAGCCCGGCCGAGCAGCTGCTCGGTGCGATCCGCCAGTGCGACGCCCTGCTGATCGGTTCACCGACGCTGGGGGGCCATGCCCCCACGCCGATCGTGGCGGCGCTGGGCACCGTGCTGGCCGAAGGCGACCGAGCCAAGCCGGTGGGCGTGTTCGGCAGCTTCGGCTGGAGCGGCGAGGCGATCGATCTGCTGGAGAGCAAGCTGCGCGATGGCGGCTTCCGCTTCGCCTTCGACCCGATCCGGATCAAGTTCAGCCCCGATGCACCGGCGATCAAGACGATCGAGGAAACCGGCACCGGCCTGGCCCGCCAGCTGCGGGCCGAGCAGCGCCGGCGCAACCTCAGCCAGCAGCGGCGCGGCGGCGGCGGCCTGCAGGAGGTGAGCAGCGACCCGGCGATGCAGGCCCTGGGCCGGGTGGTGGGCTCCCTCTCCGTGCTCACGGCCCGCAAGGGCGAGGGCGATCAGGCCCTGAGCGGCGCGATGGTGGCCAGCTGGGTGAGCCAGGCCAGCTTCACCCCGCCGGGCTTCACCGTGGCCGTGGCCCGGGAGCGAGCGGTGGAGGCCCTGCTGCACGTGGGCGACCGCTTCGCCCTCAACCTGCTGGCGGCCGGCCGGGAATCGGGCACGATGCGTCGTTTCCTCAAACCCTTCCCCCCCGGCGCCGATCGCTTCGCCGGCCTGGAGCTGGAGAGCACGGCCAACGGCCAGCCGGTGCTCCCCGAAGCCCTGGCCTGGCTGGAAGCCACCGTGCAGCAGCGAATGGAATGCGGCGATCACTGGCTGATCTACGCCCAGGCCAGCCAGGGCAAGGTGCTCGATGGTGAGGGCACCACGGCCGTGCACCAGCGGCGCAGCGGGGCGAATTACTGA